A segment of the Acidobacteriota bacterium genome:
TGGCGCTGCCGAACCTGACTGCAGGTCTGGCCGTGCTCAACCAGCTCAGGGCCGCTTCGTTCAGGGGCCGGATCGCCGCCACGGCCAGGTTCCACGATGAGATCGAGCCGCTCGAGCGGGCGGGCGCGTCGGTCGTGTTCAGTGTCTACGAAAAGGCCGGCTCAGGGTTTGCCGAGCACGTAGCCGCACAAGACGCCACTCGTCGGCCTGCGTAGACGAGCACGTCGACGTGCAGCCGTTCGAGGCTTGCGGGCGACGCCCTCGAACATCCGCTCGTAGGTCGTGCCCTCGTGGACCTTCTCGACCCGCACGCCGTCCGCCCACAGCAGGCGCTCCCGCTCGGATGCTATTGAGGTTGTGCGGGCGGGCGCCTCGGATCTCGATGGAGGTCACCGAGCATCTTCTTCCCTCACCGGTGCGCTGGTCCAGCCACGTCACTCGCCGCTCGGCAACCTTTCCAATGCGGCGCTGACGGCGCGCGTGCCAGGCCGGAGGCGAACGGGTCGCCGGCCATCGAACCGCGCGCCGCCCGCAGCGGCTCAGCTGAAGTAGACCAGCACCGCCGCCACGATGAGGACGACCGCGGCGGACTGGACGACGTCCCCCGTCGTCCATGTCCGCTCGCGCCGGGTGTCCTCGGCCCGCGGGGCGCCGAACGTCAGCCCGGCCAGGCGCGCTGGATCCGGCCGTTCGGTGGCGAGGCTGACCGCGACGAGGAGCACCACGCTGCCGACGAACAGGGCGAAGCCGAAGTACAGGAAGTTCACCCCGGCCAGCCAGCCGAGGGGGCCCGACAGCGCGTCGGCCCGCAGCTCGAGCAGCAGCTTCGCCATCCCGAGGACGAACCCCGCCACCAGGGTGGAGATGGCCCCGGTCGCGTTCACCCGGTTCCACAGCAGCCCCAGCAGGAACACCGCCGCGATGGGCGGGGCGATGTACGCCTGCACGTTCTGCAGGTAGGTGTAGAGTCCCGTCGCGAGGACCTGCATGACGGGGATCCACGCGATGCCGAGTCCGACCACCGCGAGGGTGCCCCAGCGTCCCACCCGCACGAGCTCGGCCCCGCTCGCGGCGGGCCGGACCTTGCGGTAGACGTCCATCGTGAACAGGGTCGAGCACGAGTTGAAGACGGCGGCGAGCGAGCTCATGAGGGCCGCGAGCAGGCCCGCCGCGACGAGGCCGCGCAGGCCCACCGGCAGCACGGCGTTGACGAGGACAGGCAGGGCCTGGTCCGCCTCGGCGAGGTCGAGGCGGCCGCGGTTGGCGAGGCCCAGCGCGATCATCCCCGGAATGATGAACAGGAACACCGCCGACAGCTTCAGCCAAGCGCCCCAGATAGCCCCCCGGCGCGCGGTGGCCTCGTCCTCGGCGGCCAGCACCCGCTGCACGATGTACTGGTCGGTGCACCAGTACCAGAGCCCGACGATGGGCGGGGTCAGCAGCATGCCGAGCCACGGAAACTCGGGATGGTCGAGGGGCTTCCACATGTCGAAGAGCTCGCCCCCCACCGACTGCCGCAGCTCGCCCCACCCGCCGAGCTCCACGAGCCCGAAGACGGTGACGGCGGCCGAGCCCCCGACGAGGACGAACGCCTGCAGGGCCTCGGTGTAAACGACCGCCCGCAGGCCGCCGAGGATCGTGTAGACGCCGGTCAGCACTACCACCGCCGCCGCCCCTGTCCAGAAGTCGAGGCCCATCAGCCCCTGCAGCATGATCCCGCCGGCGTAGACGGTCACCGACACCTTGGTGAGGACGTAGCCGACGAGCATGACTACCGACAGGAACCAGCGGCTGCGCCCGTCGTAGCGGCGCTCGAGGAACTCGGGCATCGTGAAGACGCCGCTGCGCAGGTAGAACGGCACGAACACCCAGCCCAGAAGGAGGATGATCCAGGAGTGCAGCTCGTAGTGCCCCAGCACCATGCCGGTGCTGGCCCCCGAGCCGGCGAGGCCGACCACGTGCTCGGAGCCGATGTTCGAGGCGAACAGTGACGCTCCGATCGCGAACCAGCCCACGTGCCGGCCCGCGAGGAAGTAGTCGGCGGCGGTCTGCTGGCGCCGGCGCGCGACCCACGCGGCGATGCCGAGCAGGGCCGCGAAGTAGGCCCCGACGACGACCCAGTCCAGAGCGGCGAACCTCATCAGGCGGCCTCCCTCCCGCGTTGAAGCGCGTTGATCTTACCGGCGCTTGTGACATGACAATGCCGCGCGGCGCACCAGCGCCCGCGGGCGGCGGCGGCCAGTCCCCGCCGCGACGGAAGGAGTCGAGGCGAACGCGAGTTTCTACGGGATCGCTACACGAGGCTCCGGAGGAACGGAATCGTCGGCGGCACACGGTGCGGGAACCGTGATGCAAGGGAGCGGTGAGAAAGAGAGGATGGCGCGCCCCTGCAGGATTCGAATATGAAAAAAAAGTGATCATTATTCAGCATGTTACGGAATACGGTCCGCGGGTCTACCACGTCCACTACCACTCTGGCCGGCCGACCCGACCCCTACCAGCGACAGTCCGGGTAGGCGGGTAGGCCGGGTAGAGTCGACGACTAGCGCGTCGGGGAATAGATCCGCCTGGCCCGTGTCGTTCTCTTTGTCGGGGGGGCATAGCGGATGGCCAGGACTGGCCCTTCTGGATGGCGCGGCGCCAGCGTTCGCCTTCTGCAGTCGGCGATCTCCTCAGGGATGACGAGATTCACCGCCCCGGTGTCGACCACGCCGTCCGCCTCGGCACGCAACCCACGCCGCACCTCTCCGCGGTCGTCTCTGTTCTCCAGCGTCACGCTGGCCCGAATCTCTCCCATCGTCACGGTCCTCCGATTCTGACGCACGCGGACCTGCGGGTCCACCCGCGTTTTCGTTGCCCTCGAGTCGGTCCCGTGTTGTTGGCAGTCACGGCGTCGCCGTGAGCATCGCGATGAGATTGAGACGTTCGCCGCCGATCACCGGCGCGCGCACGCGGACCGGTCCTCCCAACGCGCCCGGCGATCGGCCGACCGTCCTCAGACGCTCCGACTGCCGTCATCGGTCCCGCCGGTCGTCTCTCCAGAAACGCCGACTGGAGTCAACCGGTACACCCGCTCAGCGAGCCGAGATGCGCGATCGACATCGCCCGCGCGTAACGCATCCCGAACGTCATCGAGCTTGTACGCGTCCTCCAGAGACAGGTACGGTGCCCAGCTTCGCGCGTCCTCGAAGATCTCGACGTTGACCTCGGCCGCGAACGCGCCACAGCGGACGAATCTCAGGACTGATCTGACACTCACTTCCGCCTCCTGCGCCACGTCTGGTCCCATCGTAAGGGGTCGGGCCTGTATGCCGTGACGACGACGGCAGGCGACTGACCTCCGAGGGGAATACCCCAGACTACATGAATTGGCCGATTCGCCGCATCCCGCTGCAGCACCAAGCAGCAGCGTCCCTTCGGATAGTCCGGATAGTCCTCGACCATGACGGCCGTCGCAACCCCGGCGATGACGTCGCGTACCTGTACATCGTCCGCGGCCAGCTCTTCGGATCCATGGAGCGAGACTCGTACTTCGTTGCGGGCCACCAGCGTCTGGATGCGGTCGAGGGTCGTCATGAGCGTTGTCCGGACCAGCCACGATGGATCCTGCTGCACGAAACCGATCACGACAAGTGCTCCCGTGGAATCCGTCGGAGACGCTGTACGCGCGCCACGGACGAACGTGAACGGAAGGCGCTGGTTGTCATGTCTGCGGAACCCGAGGATCGATTGGTGACCGCGCCGAATCGAGCGGCGCACCGGCTTGGGGCGGACCGCCACCACCCGATCCCGGCTGGTCACCGCCGCCGGGCATCCGGGATGGACGACGTCGCCGAGGGGATGGCGCAAGGCGGCGAAGATTAACAGATCGTCCGCTACCAGACTCAACGCACGCCGCGGCCCTCCGCGACCACCGTCGCGTGACGGATCAGTCTTCCACCGCTCCACCCCGATCGACCAGACTCGCCGTCCCCGACGCTCCCCGGTCCGGCCGCCCGCTGCCACTCGATGCGTGGTCTGCGTCCGGACGACCCGGCGGCTCATCGAGCTGCGCGAGCCCCTCGTCGAGCGCACAAAAAAGGAAATGATCACGGCCGCCCAACGCGCCGAGATCCGGCGCCTGTTCTACAGCGACCGCTCGAAGGTCGGGACAATCGCGGTCCAGCTCGGCCTCACTCCGTGAGACGGTCCGCGCCGCGGTCCAAACTGTTTCAACAGCCTCGTCGAGTGTTCGGCCAAAGTCGACG
Coding sequences within it:
- a CDS encoding sodium/solute symporter (Members of the Solute:Sodium Symporter (SSS), TC 2.A.21 as described in tcdb.org, catalyze solute:Na+ symport. Known solutes for members of the family include sugars, amino acids, nucleosides, inositols, vitamins, urea or anions, depending on the system.), which produces MRFAALDWVVVGAYFAALLGIAAWVARRRQQTAADYFLAGRHVGWFAIGASLFASNIGSEHVVGLAGSGASTGMVLGHYELHSWIILLLGWVFVPFYLRSGVFTMPEFLERRYDGRSRWFLSVVMLVGYVLTKVSVTVYAGGIMLQGLMGLDFWTGAAAVVVLTGVYTILGGLRAVVYTEALQAFVLVGGSAAVTVFGLVELGGWGELRQSVGGELFDMWKPLDHPEFPWLGMLLTPPIVGLWYWCTDQYIVQRVLAAEDEATARRGAIWGAWLKLSAVFLFIIPGMIALGLANRGRLDLAEADQALPVLVNAVLPVGLRGLVAAGLLAALMSSLAAVFNSCSTLFTMDVYRKVRPAASGAELVRVGRWGTLAVVGLGIAWIPVMQVLATGLYTYLQNVQAYIAPPIAAVFLLGLLWNRVNATGAISTLVAGFVLGMAKLLLELRADALSGPLGWLAGVNFLYFGFALFVGSVVLLVAVSLATERPDPARLAGLTFGAPRAEDTRRERTWTTGDVVQSAAVVLIVAAVLVYFS
- a CDS encoding DUF4258 domain-containing protein, whose translation is MTTLDRIQTLVARNEVRVSLHGSEELAADDVQVRDVIAGVATAVMVEDYPDYPKGRCCLVLQRDAANRPIHVVWGIPLGGQSPAVVVTAYRPDPLRWDQTWRRRRK